Below is a window of Populus trichocarpa isolate Nisqually-1 chromosome 3, P.trichocarpa_v4.1, whole genome shotgun sequence DNA.
CGATAACCTAGGGCCAAGTACCATAATTTGAATTTGCGTTTTCACAATTACAAGAAACATTCTATAACCAATTCAGTCTCCTTATAAACGATAATTGCAACAGAATATCCATCAGTTTTCTGAGAACAGCCCCTACCCTTACCAGGCATGTAGATGACATCCTTCATATGAAATTGCCAGGATTTGATGCCATTGCCTCGTTACTTACGGTAAGGATGATACCTTCCAGTAACAGCAGCACCACCATTTGCACCGCCAGCATACCCCTTATTACTACCATAGCCACCACCAAGAGCATCGCCATTGTCATACCTTTTACCGCTGCCAAAACCATCATCATCACCAGTTCTCCCATATGCTTTACCACCACCATACTCGGCAGCATTATTGTAACTACTTGGAATGCCATAACCACTTCCTCCATAGACACCAGTTCCATACATCATTGGCCCACCAAACCCGAAACCATAACCATATGCACCATAACCACCATAAAAACCAGCAGTGCCTGCAGGGTAGTTTCCTCCATAACTCCCATAACTCCCATAACCATCATAGCCACTATACCCATCATATCCTCTGCCCATTTTTCGACCATAACGACCTACAGAACTATTGCCAGCACCAAAGCCACTCGCACCATTGCCAGCACCAAAGCCACCTGCACCATTGCTGAATCCAGTATAAGACTTTGCTGTACTGCCATAATCACCACCAGTTCTCTTTGGTTCAGCCTTCTTTATTTCCACCTAAAATTTATATTGAAGGGCTTGAGCTATTAAAATCTCACAAGATCATGCCATAAACAACCAGTAGGATGACAGGAATATCTATTCAGCAGAAATACAACCTACCTGTTTACCACCAAGCTCATGTGTTCTGCCCTCTGAAAAGATTTGTTCTACAGCATCTTCAATGTCAAATGTGACAAACCCAAATCCCCTAGACCTTCCAGTCTTATGATCTAGCATAATCTGGTGGTCTACAATGCTACCATAAACAGAGAAGTATTCCTTTAACTCATCTGTAATATGAAAATACAGTCAAGGGAGCACATAAATTTAGCTCGTTCAAAAAGGGAAATTCAATATGAAAATTGAGCTATGCTACCTTCAGTCAAAGAAGGTGGTATTCCACCaacaaaaattttctttgttcttgttaCTCCTTTAACGTCCATATCTTCCCTTGGAACTGTCCTCTTCACTTCCACCTGGAATAAGAATACAACAGTGTAAGCTCCAAAATACCAAGAATTCCACCATTTATAATGAAAAagcaatgaataaaattatcagCGCCTTAAACATCTTATGCTGTCAGGAAATAAGTGAGTTAATGTTACCGCTCTGCCATCTATAACATGGTCTTCCTCCAAAACCCTATCAGCAACTGCAGGGTCAGCAAATGTTACAAACCCAAACCCTCGTGGCCTTCCAGAATGTCTATCAGTCATTATTACAGAGTCCATGACTTCTCCATACTTGCTAAAGTAATTAGTGAACGTTTCTGAAACCAAAAGGATGTGATAGATATTAGCACAGAAGAGAGACAATTCTACCCAAGgagaattttatgataaaagatGACAAAACAGGCCTAACAGAAACAATAAAATGGTGGAAAATGTTGAAGGAGAATTTAATGGCCTAggataacaaaacagaaaatatacaaatgatgaaaaaaagaaaagacaacatgGCTGCTTGATTTTAAGCTCATTGGTCACAATTTCACGCATGAAAAATAGTTAAACCTGACACTGGATCAGTTCTCATCTATCCTCATCTTCTATTCAATTTCACTTAAGTACTAATAACATTAGAACTATGAACAACACAAGTCCTTTGGCAGTGTACACATGCAAGCGAAAGCTAACAACTACCCTATCCATATAGCTGTAATCATGCTGTAGAACTAAGCAGCAATCCTTCACAGGTGGAAGGCACATATTCTTCAAATTTCTTGACTTAGTGTCAGAAAACTAGCTTGCAGCAATTGAGAAGGCAGATAACCAATTACCCTAGATTGTGTTCATAAGAGATTACTAATACTAAACTAGCTTGCAGCAATTGAGAAGGCAGATAACCAATTACCCTAGATTGTGTTCATAAGAGATTACTAATACTAGAGGTTGCACAATTCCTATTGCTGATGGAATTTGATCCAAGGTATGACCTGCCAATACGAAATATAACAGACCATTTCCAAAACCATTCCATAGACTTACATATAATGCAACTACACAGCTAAATTCAATATCTATAATGCAATCCACAAAGTTCTCAATTGTTAGTCACACATACAATATCCAAACTCTTCCCATTGTGAAATATCAGGCGCACTCAGCACCACAAGTCAATGATTACACCTCAAGATGGCACgtatatttcacaaaaaaaccaaaagaaatgaaacaaaaatatgtaGCCATGATTCTTTAACACAAAAGTAACTAGATAACACCACATGTATTACAAAGCCACACAGAAAAAGCTTGCAATTAAAACTGCACCAAACAAGTTAGCTATTCGAAATACAAGCCACTGTAGGAATTCAAATGCTCAATTCAATCCTACAAGACATTAATAATtctaaaacaacaaattattaaaacagTAAAGTATTATTACCTTCAGTAGTTTCCCAGGAGACACCACCAACAAAGAGTTTTCtaccagcaaaaaaaaacccacaaattaTTTCCCCAATCACAATCATTTTCAGCAGCGAAATCCGCAATCTGCTTTTGATTTAATCTAAGCCtctaaaagaagaaaacaccAAAATCCCTACATGCACAGAAACATTACAAATTTACAAACTAACCCTGCAGAAGAAGAGTCACgattgtgatgatgatgatgatgattcatTGATAGGTTTCTTTCAATTCCTCCACTACCTATGTCCCCCTCCTGCTGTTGCTGTTCTTCCTCATAAAAACcttcttgctgctgctgctgctgctgatgctCTTCGTCACTATGGCGGTTAAAGGCAAGGACGTTATCTCCATATTGCCTCTCTTGCGGTGGATAATCATAATCCATTGACATATTTTTGACCTAATCAAACAAAAACCTGCAAAAGTACCACCTTTTTTTACGATCTTGCCTAACCCTAACTACCAATACCCTAAAAGTAGACTCGCCTAGATTGATTGATTCAAGAACCCTACTAGCTAGGGTTTTGAGGAAGCAGAGAGAGGAATTGGGATTCGATTTTGGAGTTGCAGAGAAACCCTAGGTTAGGCTCGCGCAAGGTGCCGTGCAAGAGAGCGAGTGGAGAAGAAAGAGAGTAAGtaattcaatttgaaatattCGATTTCTGGAGgtggtttattttctttatattgatTGTTGGAGTGTCAGTGTTGAAGTTGAGCCTGGAACGGCGTCGTTTATGGCATAATCTAAAAGCACATGCATGCCCACCGTTGGACGGTCAAAAATAAAGGTCAGGCCAAGCCAAATTTCAAGTTCAACCACAAATGCATGAAATATGGCCTCTTGgactcatataaaataaatgttcacaatcaatccctttttttttcccgtgaAAACTCATGAAtcttgattatattaaaaaaaaaaacatttgtgaataatttcatatattattaacatgaataaaaatcatttattggGTATTGATGAAGTGCTCATCATGAAAAACTTACAACGTGATTAAGTTTCTCTTGACCGAGTTCTAGACTAATAATTAGAAACTAGGAACCCTCGTATACTTAAGTTAACAAATACAAGAGAAATGTGTGTGTGAAAAGAGAAATATATGTGTAGAGAGTCTATAACAAATGATGAGAGTAATATATTATATCAAGTATGCTCGAGTGAGCCTATATGAGCTTGTCTTCTTACATGGTGACTTGTGGAATATATAAATATCAGAGGTTACATAAGTTTGCCTAGTTGAGAGGAAAAATGATGgggaatatcttttttttttaaaattgagttattgATTGGTGTTTCATGTTTATCATTGATCAAGATGTACGTGATTAAGTAAATCTTATGTATTGAATGCACACCTACCCACGTAAAggtttagatttttcttttgatataattatgtttttcatattattatgttatttttaaatgttatttatatTGTAGGTTATTgcagttgttgttaataatcTTACGAACAATGATTCTTGAATTCCCTTTTTGAAAGGGGAAAATTTTTCAAATTGGAAAGACAAAATCTTTTTAACATTAGGGTGTATGGATTCGGACCTTGCATTGCGTTTAAATGATCCTATTATGCTAATAGAATCAAGTTTTGCTATAGAAAAATGGCACATGAGAGGTGGTAGCGATCTAACCGTTTAAGTATGATGCTCACAAAGCCAATTTGTTAGTTCTGATAAAGTATTGGCTAGCACCCTTA
It encodes the following:
- the LOC18096800 gene encoding heterogeneous nuclear ribonucleoprotein 1, which encodes MSMDYDYPPQERQYGDNVLAFNRHSDEEHQQQQQQQEGFYEEEQQQQEGDIGSGGIERNLSMNHHHHHHNRDSSSAGKLFVGGVSWETTEETFTNYFSKYGEVMDSVIMTDRHSGRPRGFGFVTFADPAVADRVLEEDHVIDGRAVEVKRTVPREDMDVKGVTRTKKIFVGGIPPSLTEDELKEYFSVYGSIVDHQIMLDHKTGRSRGFGFVTFDIEDAVEQIFSEGRTHELGGKQVEIKKAEPKRTGGDYGSTAKSYTGFSNGAGGFGAGNGASGFGAGNSSVGRYGRKMGRGYDGYSGYDGYGSYGSYGGNYPAGTAGFYGGYGAYGYGFGFGGPMMYGTGVYGGSGYGIPSSYNNAAEYGGGKAYGRTGDDDGFGSGKRYDNGDALGGGYGSNKGYAGGANGGAAVTGRYHPYRK